From a single Nicotiana tomentosiformis chromosome 2, ASM39032v3, whole genome shotgun sequence genomic region:
- the LOC138905934 gene encoding uncharacterized protein — translation MEEYLSNPLVLLPPEPGKPLLLYLSVMDNAFGCVLGQHDETGSKEQAIYYLSKRFMPGEAKYTLIERTCCSLTWIAQKLRHYMSAYTTHLISRLEMLKYIFQKQISTGNLAKWQIILSKFDIVYITHKAIKGQALADHLAENPVDWDYEPLTTYFPNEEVFFDREDIAESYP, via the coding sequence ATGGAAGAGTATCTGTCAAATCCACTAGTGCTGCTTCCTCCCGAACCCGGGAAGCCATTATTACTATATTTGTCAGTCATGGATAACGCCTTTGGCTGTGTGTTGGGACAACATGACGAAACCGGGAGTAAAGagcaggccatctactacttaagtaagaGGTTCATGCCAGGCGAGGCCAAATATACTTTGATAGAACGCACTTGTTGTTCTCTGACTTGGATCGCCCAGAAActaaggcattacatgtcagcATACACTACGCACCTGATATCTCGTCTCGAAATgctcaagtacatcttccagaagcaGATTTCTACCGGAAATCTCGCTAAATGGCAAATTATCCTCAgcaaatttgacattgtgtacataactcatAAGGCTATCAAGGGGCAAGCTTTGGCCGACCACCTCGCAGAGAATCCGGTGGATTGGGATTACGAGCCACTCACTACGTATTTTCCCAATGAAGAAGTATTTTTTGATAGAGAAGATATTGCAGAATCATATCCCTGA